CCACATCACGAAGTGGTGGCCCCCAGTGCCGAGGCCAAGCTCCACCGCGGTGGTGTTCAGGACGACCTCGTCGCCCGGCGCACACGGACCGGTCAACGCCTCGTAACACAACGCCTCCGCAGGCTGGCCGTCGCAAACCACGTCAGCCTTGGCCACCCCTGGACCGAATGGCGTAACCGACTTCACCACGCCGGTCCTCGCCCTCACCAACGCGCCGGTCGCCGCAGCGCTGAAGGACCCTCGTGCAGGGGTACGGCGCCCCGTGTCGTATGTTGTACAGTGAGAACTGGTGTCGTGCGCCAAATGTGGTGCCACAGGTTTTCGTCTCCCTTCTTGACGGCGCTAAGTGGAGGTGCGAAAATGCTTCCGATCATGATCATTGGGATGGGTTGCCCAACACCGGCAACGCGGCGACCGGTGAAAACGGGGCAAAGACTAACGCGCCCTCACTTAGGGTTTCCTTCCGGCGCTTGCGCGACGGGCATCTGGAATCTCGCTAGGCTGCGCGCGGAATTCCAATGAGACGCACTGCAAGCTCGCCTCCCTGTCCGGCAAGACCGGCAACTCTGGGCCGGGGTTGCACGCTGAAGAGCGGCGCAGCCTTGTGGCGGTCCGCTTAGAATATCTTCCCCGAGCCGGGGGCAGCATACTCGATAGTGATTGAGTGGGAGTTCAGGCACGCACCCGCCTCTCTAGTGAGTATGGTGCCATAAGTTCTCGTCTCTTTTCTTGAGGGCACTAGGGACGCCGGTGCCTGCACGACGGGGCGTCGACGATTCGGCAGGCCTGCGCGGCAAATCCGAACGAGGCACGCCGCGGGCGCGCCGTCCCCGGAGGGCAAGGCCGATAGCCTTAGGCAGGGCTTGCGCGCTGAAAAGCAGCGCGAACTTGTGGCGAACTACTAGCTAGTAACGTCCCCGATCAGGAGGAATCAGCGTGAGCAGGTGGCAGTTTTGGATCGCGATCTTCATCGCCCTCGCGCTTGCGGGCTGGTCCGTGGGCTCTTCCATGAGGCTCGCCCGTGACCTTGCGCGTGTGGAGAAGGACCTCGACCGGGTCTTCACCGACCTCGCAGCGCTCTCGAAGCGCGTCTCGGAGATCAAGACGGCCGCCGTGGCTCCCCAGCCCGCTGCTCAGGTGACCGTGTACTATGCCCGCACCACGCTCACTGACTCGTACCTCGTGCCAGTCAAGGCTGCGGTGCCCGCAGGGACCGATGCTATGCGCGGTGCGGTGGAACTGCTCGCAAGGGGGCCCGCGCCCGAGACTGGCCTGGAGAGGCTCATCCCGGAAGGGACGAGGGTGTTAGGTGTCACCGCCAGCGGGGATCTCGCGACCGCCGACTTCTCAAGCGAGATCCGGACCCGTTTCCCCGGCGGCAGCCGCACTGAAGAGCTGCTTGTCTGGTCGATCGTGAATACCCTCACGGAATTCCCCGGGATTACAAGGGTGCAGATCCTTGTCGAAGGCAAAAAAGAGGAGAGCATCGGCGGCCATGTTGGCATCGACACTCCCCTGGAAAGGAACCCCGACCTCATCAGGCCTCAATAGGCCACGATAGGTGGGCGTACGACAGGCCGGGCCCGTTCGGTCTGCGATCAGAGTCTCGCGCGTCACCCTGCCTTGAGGGCCGCGGCCGCGAGGTCCATTCCCTTTGCGAGGGCTTTCTCGTTGAGCGGGATGAGCCCGTGGCGGCGCTCCGGAAGCACCTTGTTCATCGCCTCAAGCACCGTGTCGACGCTCACCACGCCCGTCACACCAAGGTACGCACCGAGAGCCACCATGTTCGCCACTCTCGTGTCGCCGATGTCATTGGCTATCTCGTTCGCGGGGACCGCAAGCACCCTGACATCGTTCCTCGCAGGCTTGACGTCCACGAGAGAGCTGTTATATATGATGAGGCCGCCAGGAGTCACCATGCCCTGGAATTTCTCCAGAGACGGCCTGTTCATCGCGACCACGCTCGTGGGCTCACTCACAAGGGGCGAAGCGATCTCTCTCTCCGACACCACCACGCCACAATTGGCCGTGCCGCCGCGCATTTCCGGTCCGTACGACGGCATCCAGGTCACGTTCCGGCCTTCCATCATTCCGGCGTATGTCACGAGCTGTCCCATGAGGAGCACGCCCTGCCCGCCGAATCCCGCGAAGATGACCTCCTCGTGCATGCCTAGCCCACCTCCGGTACCTTGGTGTATTCCCCAAGCGGGTAATACACGGCCATCTTGTCATCCACCCACTTCAGGGCCTCAGCAGGGGTCATCCCCCAGTTCGTGGGGCACGTGGACAGGAATTCCACGAGGCTGAACCCCTTCCCCTCGAGCTGCGTCTCGAACGCCTTCTTCAGTGCGCGCTTGGCCTTCGCGACGTTGGCAGGGCTCGTCACAGAAACGCGGGCGATGTACGCGACCCCAGAAAGCGACGACAGGAGCTCGCACACTCTTATCGGGTGACCGGCCACCTCGGGATCGCGTCCCTTTGGAGACGTGGTGGTCTTCTGGCCAGGAAGGGTCGTGGGGGCCATCTGCCCGCCGGTCATGCCGTATATGGCGTTGTTGACAAAGATGACGGTGATCTTCTCGCCCCTCGAAGCCGCGTGCACTATCTCGCCCGCTCCGATCGAAGCGAGGTCCCCGTCGCCCTGATAGCTAAAGACGACCGCGTTCGGCAGGGCACGCTTGATCCCGGTCGCCACCGCGGGCGCCCTGCCGTGGGACGCCTCAACGAAGTCACAGTTGAAATACTCATACGCCAGCACAGCGCATCCGACCGGCGAGATCCCTATGGCCCGCTCACGCACGCCGAGCTCGTCGATGACCTCGGCGATGAGTCGATGGATGATGCCGTGGGTGCACCCCGGACAGTAATGGGTTGGCACGTCCGCCAGCGCCTCAGGTCGCCCGAACAGCTTCTGCATTCTTCACGCCCCCTTCTCCACGATCTTGACGATCTCGTCCATTATCTCCCTGGGCGAGGGGCTCATGCCTCCGGTTCTCCCATAGAAGTGCACGGGCTTGGTTTCACCGCAAGCAAGCCGAACGTCCTCGATCATCTGACCGAGGCTCATCTCCACTACCAGCACATGTGCTGCCCCGGCGGTTGCGGCGGCGAGCGCCTCGTATGGGAACGGCCACAAGCTTATCGGCCGGAAGAGACCGACCCGCAGCCCGCGCTCCCTGGCCCTCTCGAGTGCAGCGCGCGCGATACGGGCCGTAGTCCCGTAAGCCACCAGGACCACGTCCGCGTCCTCCGTCATGTACGTGGCGTAACGCACCTGCTCCGCGGCCATGCGCCTGTACTTCTCCGCAAGCCGAAGGTTGTGCTTCTCAAGCTTCGCCGGGTCGAGAAAGAGCGACGTTATCACGTTCTTCGGCCTGCCGCAAGCGCCGGTGGTGGCCCATGTCTTCGCAGGGAGGTCCGCCGTGGGCCGCGGCTCGGGCATCTCCACGGGCTCCATCATCTGACCTAGGATGGCATCGCCGAGGATCATCACGGGGTTACGGTACATGTCCGCGAGGTCGAAGGCCTCCATGGTGAGGTTCACGAGTTCCTGAACCGTGCACGGGGCGAGCACCAGAAGGTGATAATCCCCGTGACCGCCCCCCTTGGTCGCCTGGAAGTAATCTGACTGCGCCCCCTGTATGCCGCCGAGCCCGGGCCCTCCGCGCACGATGTTCACGATAACGCACGGGAGCTCCGCGCCGGCCATGTACGAGATAGCCTCCTGCATGAGGCTTATCCCCGGGCTCGATGAGGTGGTCATGACCCGCGCCCCCGCGCACGCGGCACCGTAGACCATGTTGCTTCCCGCGACCTCGCTTTCGGCCTGCAGGAACACCCCTCCAACCTCCGGCATGCGCCTAGCCATGTACTCGGGGATCTCGTTCTGCGGTGTTATCGGGTACCCGAAAAAGCACCTACAACCTGCCATAATGGCGGCCTCAGCCACCGCCTCGTTCCCTTTCATCAGAACCTTCTCAGCCATGCGCCCTCCCCCCTATCTGTAGACTTCGATGGCCACTTCAGGGCACATCCGGGCGCACGCGGTGCACGAGTTGCATCGTTCCTCATCTGTTATAGTGGCCGGATGAAATCCCTTGCTGTTGAAGTGCTCGGCCATGGTCAGGGCTTTCCGCGGACAGAAGGTTACGCACAGCTCGCACCCTTTGCACCGCTCCTCATTGAACACGACTTTGGGCATCTTGCCAACCTCCTACCTGTACGCCTTGGCCTGCTCCTCGCCCCTGAGGACGCGTAGAGAGGCCTCGGCGAGCGCCTGCATCTCGTTTTCGCCCGGGTACACCATGACTGGAGCTATAAAGCTCACTCTATCGCGTATCCAGTCCACCAGGCGGCGCGAGTGCGCGAGACCCCCCGTGAGGATTATAGCATCAACCTCCCCTGAAAGCACGGCCGCGTACGCCCCTATTTCCTTGGCGACCTGGTACGCCATGGCCTCGTACACAAACGCGGCACGCTCGTCGCCTGCATCGATGCGCCGTTCGACCTCCGCAGCGTTGCTGGTTCCGAGGTACGCCACAAGCCCTCCTCCGCCCACGAGCTTTCTTCTCATCTCATCCTCGGTGTACTTGCCGGAAAAGCAGAGGTCCACCACGCCGAGGGTGGGAAGAGCGCCCGCTCTTTCGGGAGTGAACGGGCCCTCACCGTCCAGGCCGTTGCTTACGTCGACCACCCGTCCTTTGAGGTGGGCGCCGACGCTGATGCCGCCGCCCAGATGCGCCACGACGAGGTTCAGGTCTTCGTACCGCGAGCCCATGTCCCTCGCCGCCTTCCTGGCGACGGCCTTGTGATTGAGCGCGTGGAAGATGGTGCGTCGCGGAATCTCAGGCAGCCCCGAAAGCCTCGCAACATCCCATAGCTCGTCGACGACCACGGGGTCTGCGATGAATGCTCGCACCCCCGCCCGGGCCGCGATCTCCCGCGCCAGAAGCGCGCCAAGGTTCGAGGCGTGGGACACCGACCCTCCACTGGTGAGGTCGCGCACCATCTCGTCGTTCACCTCGTACACTCCGCTCTCCACAGGCTTGAGAATGCCTCCGCGACCCGCCACTGCGTCGAACCCGCTCACGGGCTCTTTGTGTCTTTCAAGGGCTTCGAAGATAGCGTCAAGCCTCATGCGATACTGCGCCCAGACGTCGCCGAGCTTCGCCAGCTCCGCGCTGTCATGGGAGATAGTCTCCTGGAAAACCACATGGTCATCAAGGTAGACGGCGATCTTGGTCGAAGTTGAGCCGGGGTTGATC
The nucleotide sequence above comes from Bacillota bacterium. Encoded proteins:
- a CDS encoding 4Fe-4S binding protein — protein: MPKVVFNEERCKGCELCVTFCPRKALTMAEHFNSKGFHPATITDEERCNSCTACARMCPEVAIEVYR
- a CDS encoding 3-methyl-2-oxobutanoate dehydrogenase subunit VorB; translation: MAEKVLMKGNEAVAEAAIMAGCRCFFGYPITPQNEIPEYMARRMPEVGGVFLQAESEVAGSNMVYGAACAGARVMTTSSSPGISLMQEAISYMAGAELPCVIVNIVRGGPGLGGIQGAQSDYFQATKGGGHGDYHLLVLAPCTVQELVNLTMEAFDLADMYRNPVMILGDAILGQMMEPVEMPEPRPTADLPAKTWATTGACGRPKNVITSLFLDPAKLEKHNLRLAEKYRRMAAEQVRYATYMTEDADVVLVAYGTTARIARAALERARERGLRVGLFRPISLWPFPYEALAAATAGAAHVLVVEMSLGQMIEDVRLACGETKPVHFYGRTGGMSPSPREIMDEIVKIVEKGA
- a CDS encoding GerMN domain-containing protein, which produces MSRWQFWIAIFIALALAGWSVGSSMRLARDLARVEKDLDRVFTDLAALSKRVSEIKTAAVAPQPAAQVTVYYARTTLTDSYLVPVKAAVPAGTDAMRGAVELLARGPAPETGLERLIPEGTRVLGVTASGDLATADFSSEIRTRFPGGSRTEELLVWSIVNTLTEFPGITRVQILVEGKKEESIGGHVGIDTPLERNPDLIRPQ
- a CDS encoding 2-oxoglutarate oxidoreductase, producing the protein MQKLFGRPEALADVPTHYCPGCTHGIIHRLIAEVIDELGVRERAIGISPVGCAVLAYEYFNCDFVEASHGRAPAVATGIKRALPNAVVFSYQGDGDLASIGAGEIVHAASRGEKITVIFVNNAIYGMTGGQMAPTTLPGQKTTTSPKGRDPEVAGHPIRVCELLSSLSGVAYIARVSVTSPANVAKAKRALKKAFETQLEGKGFSLVEFLSTCPTNWGMTPAEALKWVDDKMAVYYPLGEYTKVPEVG
- the buk gene encoding butyrate kinase; translation: MARTEGVAPEAKPSEHGGFRILVINPGSTSTKIAVYLDDHVVFQETISHDSAELAKLGDVWAQYRMRLDAIFEALERHKEPVSGFDAVAGRGGILKPVESGVYEVNDEMVRDLTSGGSVSHASNLGALLAREIAARAGVRAFIADPVVVDELWDVARLSGLPEIPRRTIFHALNHKAVARKAARDMGSRYEDLNLVVAHLGGGISVGAHLKGRVVDVSNGLDGEGPFTPERAGALPTLGVVDLCFSGKYTEDEMRRKLVGGGGLVAYLGTSNAAEVERRIDAGDERAAFVYEAMAYQVAKEIGAYAAVLSGEVDAIILTGGLAHSRRLVDWIRDRVSFIAPVMVYPGENEMQALAEASLRVLRGEEQAKAYR
- a CDS encoding 2-oxoacid:ferredoxin oxidoreductase subunit gamma; the encoded protein is MHEEVIFAGFGGQGVLLMGQLVTYAGMMEGRNVTWMPSYGPEMRGGTANCGVVVSEREIASPLVSEPTSVVAMNRPSLEKFQGMVTPGGLIIYNSSLVDVKPARNDVRVLAVPANEIANDIGDTRVANMVALGAYLGVTGVVSVDTVLEAMNKVLPERRHGLIPLNEKALAKGMDLAAAALKAG